Proteins from one Falco naumanni isolate bFalNau1 chromosome 10, bFalNau1.pat, whole genome shotgun sequence genomic window:
- the SLC52A3 gene encoding solute carrier family 52, riboflavin transporter, member 3, which yields MALLTHLLACTFGTGSWVAINGLWVELPLLVTVLPEQWDLPSYITIIIQMANVGPLFVTLMHRFRPGLLNEVAVIYVVVSVGVVACLLLAFLWQYTSLIAERPHSTSFLILTFFLALVDCTSSVTFLPFMMQLQPQYLTTFFIGEGLSGLIPALIALGQGSGISSCANITRVVNITTGNETVENTVFQLETRYLPANFSTLLFFLLMTVMMLACLLAFFFLTRQPKVWELSQQQLFPSNIMLSSFDQISDEGPGSRLSGGCPCPKDAKGPRDILSEKVSYPPAKLTFIYLLIAWVSALTNGVLPSVQSYSCLPYGNTAYHLAATLSSMANPLACIVAMVLPSRSLALLGTLTMAGTGFGAYNMAIAVMSPCPLLQQSQWGDATIVISWVLFTGTLSYVKVMAGVILRSCSHSALVWYGAVEQLGSLLGALLMFPLVNVYGFFKSADYCSLQCPA from the exons ATGGCGCTGCTCACCCATCTCCTCGCCTGCACCTTCGGCACGGGCTCCTGGGTGGCCATCAACGGGCTATGGGTCGAGCTGCCACTGCTGGTGACAGTGCTGCCAGAGCAGTGGGACCTGCCCTCCTACATCACCATCATCATCCAGATGGCCAATGTGGGGCCGCTCTTCGTCACCCTTATGCACCGCTTTCGGCCCGGCTTGCTGAATGAGGTGGCTGTTATCTACGTGGTCGTCTCCGTGGGTGTTGTGGCCTGCTTGCTCCTGGCCTTCCTCTGGCAGTACACATCCCTCATTGCCGAGAGGCCCCACAGCACTTCCTTCCTCATCCTCACCTTCTTCCTGGCCCTGGTGGACTGCACCTCCTCCGTCACCTTCCTGCCCTTCAtgatgcagctgcagccccagtaCCTGACCACCTTCTTCATAGGTGAAGGGCTCAGCGGGCTGATCCCTGCTCTCATTGCCCTGGGACAGGGCTCGGGCATCTCCAGCTGTGCCAACATCACCCGCGTGGTCAATATCACCACCGGCAACGAGACCGTGGAGAACACAGTTTTCCAGCTGGAGACCCGCTACCTCCCAGCCAACTTCTCcaccctcctcttcttccttctcatgACTGTAATGATGCTGGCCTGCTTGTTGGCCTTCTTCTTCCTCACCAGACAGCCCAAGGTGTGGgagctctcccagcagcagctgtttcccAGCAACATCATGCTGAGCTCATTTGACCAGATCTCCGATGAGGGACCTGGCTCGCGGCTGAGCGGAGGCTGCCCATGCCCAAAGGATGCCAAGGGGCCCAGGGACATCCTGTCAGAGAAGGTCTCCTACCCCCCAGCCAAGCTCACCTTCATCTACCTCCTCATCGCTTGGGTGAGCGCGCTGACAAATGGGGTCCTGCCATCTGTGCAGTCCTACTCCTGCCTGCCCTATGGCAACACCGCTTACCACCTCGCAGCCACGCTCAGCTCCATGGCCAACCCGCTTGCCTGCATCGTGGCCATGGTCCTGCCCAGCAG gtccctggccctgctgggcACCCTCACCATGGCGGGGACAGGCTTTGGTGCCTACAACATGGCCATCGCAGTGATGAGTCCCTGCCCACTCCTTCAGCAGTCCCAGTGGGGCGATGCTACCATC GTTATCTCCTGGGTGCTCTTCACCGGGACGCTCTCCTACGTGAAGGTGATGGCCGGGGTGATCCTGCGGAGCTGCAGCCACAGTGCGCTGGTGTGGTACGGGGCAGTGGAGCAGCTGGGCTCCCTCCTTGGTGCCCTGCTCATGTTCCCCCTCGTCAACGTCTATGGCTTCTTCAAATCCGCCGACTACTGCAGCCTGCAGTGCCCAGCGTGA
- the FAM110A gene encoding protein FAM110A produces the protein MPIEALQAGDAMKGVTVTAPFTSAMPIRILRKGPAYFRRRTEPGAGKPSAVERLEADKAKYVKSQRVASTKQEPVKPLLLKQPLFTPGVRRAVLTSSRRAPPGLHRTEAGSPKTSLDLEILNNLINLCDSPFPKAESPLGREHKWRVEAPAALGDGADGAGKPLESPVAAKPPGSMAVRRVDVRPCGAPRGQVTLVPASPVPGGLPAAPARSSPTRPESARRQPLLHRSKSDLSDRLSRATADLERFFNYCGLDPEEVQDMGAERFARASSDIVSLKFHSVSTASSEGGRSPPSTATPEGRPAERVPYGISIIERNARVIKWLYGLRQAREPEQVSNV, from the coding sequence ATGCCCATCGAGGCACTGCAAGCTGGTGATGCCATGAAGGGGGTGACGGTGACGGCGCCCTTCACCTCGGCCATGCCCATCCGCATCCTTCGCAAGGGTCCTGCGTATTTCCGCCGGCGCACCGAGCCAGGTGCTGGGAAGCCCAGCGCAGTGGAGAGGCTGGAGGCCGACAAAGCCAAGTACGTGAAGAGCCAGAGGGTCGCCAGCACCAAGCAGGAGCCAGTGAAGCCACTGCTGCTCAAGCAGCCCCTCTTCACCCCAGGGGTGCGCCGGGCTGTGCTCACCTCCAGCCGAAGGGCACCCCCAGGGCTGCACCGCACCGAGGCTGGCAGCCCGAAGACCTCCCTTGATCTGGAGATCCTGAACAACCTCATCAACCTCTGCGACAGCCCTTTCCCCAAGGCAGAGAGCCcgctgggcagggagcacaaGTGGAGGGTGGAAGCgccagcagcactgggtgaTGGGGCGGATGGTGCCGGCAAGCCACTGGAGAGCCCCGTTGCTGCCAAGCCCCCTGGCAGCATGGCTGTGCGGAGGGTGGACGTCCGTCCCTGCGGGGCTCCACGGGGCCAGGTGACACTGGTGCCTGCATCCCCTGTCCCGGGcgggctgcctgcagccccggCACGGAGCTCACCCACCCGCCCCGAGAGTGCCCGCCGGCAGCCCCTGCTGCATCGCTCCAAGTCGGACCTGAGCGATCGGCTTTCGCGGGCCACTGCTGACCTGGAGCGCTTCTTCAACTACTGCGGCCTCGACCCTGAGGAGGTGCAGGACATGGGCGCCGAGCGCTTTGCCCGTGCCAGCTCTGACATCGTGTCCCTCAAGTTTCACAGCGTGAGCACGGCCAGCTCGGAGGGCGGCCGCTCACCGCCCAGCACTGCCACGCCAGAGGGCCGGCCAGCTGAGCGCGTGCCCTACGGCATCTCCATCATCGAGCGTAACGCCCGTGTCATCAAGTGGCTGTATGGGCTGCGCCAGGCCAGGGAGCCTGAGCAGGTCTCCAATGTGTAG